Part of the Syntrophus gentianae genome, CCTTCCGTTTCCGAAACTCTGCCCAGGGGAAAAGGGCCAGGCAAAGGTCGATAGTGGTCGAATCCAAGGCGTAAACTGCTTGATCCAGTTCGATACCGAAGGAATCTTCGGCGTATAGTTTTCTGGCTCTTGTAATCAGGATTTGGGAGAAATCGGCATAAATCCGCCAATCTCTGATTTGGTTGGCATGGGCCAGGGTGTTCCGGGAAACCTTTCCCCGAATGCCAAGATGATAAAGTTTGGACTGGGTTGCCCGCAGGCAAGCCTCGATATCTCGCAGGCTCTCCCGGTAGGTAAGCTGGGCAAAAGCCATGCACAGGTACTGGTCCCAGCAGGAAAAGCTTTTCATCTTGAAATTGCCATTGTACTGATCGACGCATTTTCGGAACTCGTATGTGGAGACAAAATCCATCAGTTGCGCAAAGATCGTTTTCCCGGAATTCATGTTCCATCTCCTCTTTCATTGATGCAGGAGACTGGCACATCCGAGAAAAAATTTTCAAATCGATAAATGACATTTTACGTTTTAAACGATTGTATTTCATAAAGTTGCGGCATCTTCAAAAATCAACGTTGGGACACCAGTGATAAATAATTTCATTTGAGTGCCGCCCGGCATAAGCCGATGTACTGGATTCTCACCCCAGCATCATCTTGACCTCTTCCATCTTCATGTCTTCCACTTTAACGAAGCCTAGGTCAAACGGCTTTTACTCTGCTGCGCGATCCCTGTTAAGAGCCAGTAGACGGCGCAGAATTTCTTCATCGGACATTTCAGCGTTGTAGTCGGTCCAGCCGTAGGCAGCGGCAACAGCCCGATCGATTTTCTCCTGCCGTAGTTTCAGTCCACTGGGCATTTCGTTGTAAAGATTGGTCAAGGTACGCTTTTTCCAAGCTGTGGCGTACTCGGCCTTGGGGATCGGTCTAGGCGGGAAACCTGCTTTCTGTTCTTCCGGAGTACTTTCCCAATCCAACCAGCCTTCGGGGTTAAGCCATTTTCCCCTCCAGACATCGAGCTCGGCGGCGGCCTCAGCAATATCGATAAACGCGACTCCATACTGGCCATTTTTCGCTTCTAAATCAAATCCAAGGGGAAAGGGAAAGGTTTCGAAAGTGAGGCTGGCGTTGTAACGAGGATCATTACCAAATCCCATACGTCCCCCTTTCGCCAGTGCCCAAACGCAATGGATGCGGGAGGACAGGATGCCGAATGTTACGTCATCCTGTCGGGGGATGACGATCAGGCTGTGTTCAGGCGCTACTGCCACTGGGAATTTGATAAAGAAACGATGCTTGGCCGTTTCCGGAGTGGCGATGAAGTAGGTGAGGCCGCTTAGGGAGGTGCGCATTGCCGGTCGTTTTTCGCCGTGCTGCCACCATTTTTCTGCTCTGGCCTTGCGGTTGTTATTGACGCGTATCGGCTTAACCTTTGCCTCCACATAGGCAAAGGGGGCGATGTAATCGGCAGCGTCGGCCAGTTCCATCGCGGCAAAGTCGACCACCCAGTTTCCCGCCCAACGACGGGTGATGTCAGAGCCATTGTAGATTGGTCGCACCACGTCGCTGTTTGGGCGTCCATTCGGGTTGCCGCTGTCCTTGAGCCATTCCAGGGCCGTGGCCGTATCCACCTTGAAAGGACCCGCCAGACAAATTCCGAAGAAGGAACGACCTTTATTTGCAATGAGCGGTTGGGCCTCGGTCAGGTCCAAAATTTCATCTGTCTGTGTGCTTCCGGTCAAGTCCGCATGTATAACCGCCACGGGATTTCCGTCAAGCCGGGTTCTGTTGGCCCGCCCGAAGCAAACCAGGCTGACCCGCACTGCTGCCCCCTCATTTACCCAATCTTCGTCAGACCAGGCCTCGAAGATACTAGTGCTCATTCGAATGCGTTCCAGTACGGTACGGTTGCGCTTCTGGCGGATGGAATTTGTAGCGACCAGGCCCGCGGCCTCAGTCAAACCCTCTTCGATCTGTGCCCGAGCCTTCTCGAACCAATATGTTACCAGATCTGCGCCACCTGGTACACGCCCCTTATAACACTTGCGAACCGCTTCAACATAGGTGTCGCCCAATTCGCCACGCATCATCTTGTCACCTAAAAACGGCGGATTGCCGACGATCACATCTACCTGCGGCCATTCTGCCTCGCTACCGTCAGCATTGAGCAAGGCATCACGATGCTCGATGCCCTCAAGAGAACGCAGGATAGGATTTCTGGCAACCTCCCATCCGTTGCGGCGGCACCACTGAATATCGCCAATCCAGACGGTAACGCGGGCAAGTTCGGCAGCGTATTCATTGATTTCGATTCCGAAAATGTTGTGCGGTCCTGTTTGCATCAGTAGCTCCGGCTCTAATCCCAGTTCCTGCGCCTCGATGTAGACATGCTTTTCAAGGTTGCGCAGGGCTATGAGGGAAAGGTAGAGAAAATTTCCTGATCCGCAGGCAGGATCAAGAACCCGAAAGTGATTGAGGCGTTGAAGAAAGCCTTGATAGGCTGATCGTGCTTTTTTGTATTCCTTCGTCCGCTTAGCCTTCCCTCGCCCTAGAACGATAAAGGCTTTGACGAGTTGCCACTCAGCCAGCAACGGTTCGGTAATCAGCGGATGAATAAGTTTGGAGATGGTCCCGGTATCTGTGTAGTGTGCACCCAGCGGAGCACGGGCGGCAGGGTCGAGGCCACGTTCAAAGAGGGTGCCGAAAATGGTAGGATCAATGCTGCGCCAGTCCATATTGCCCGCCGCAGCATTCAAGGCAGCCAGATCAGTAACAATCAAAGGGGGAACTTCGATGGTTTTAAAGAGACCGCCGTTGAACCAGGCGATATCGTGATCACCGTATTCACCGCCTGTTTTTTTCTGCATAGCGGTAAAGAGTTTGCCAATTCGATTGCCGGCCTTGTCAACGTCTCCCCCTGCGTTATTTAGAATGTTGG contains:
- a CDS encoding class I SAM-dependent DNA methyltransferase produces the protein MTPEEFISTWKDNKLTERGGAQAHFDDLCDLLGVDKPRDPDTYCFERGAKKSDGGDGWADVWKRGYFGWENKKPGRDLDAALKQLTDYSLHLENPPLLVVSDRERIIIHTAFTGYPDEPREIHIEELVRPEKREILRWVFTDPQKLRPEKSTAAITAEAAGHFAELAKAMRDRGIDSQIVAHFLVQCLFCMFAEDETLLPNRVFANILNNAGGDVDKAGNRIGKLFTAMQKKTGGEYGDHDIAWFNGGLFKTIEVPPLIVTDLAALNAAAGNMDWRSIDPTIFGTLFERGLDPAARAPLGAHYTDTGTISKLIHPLITEPLLAEWQLVKAFIVLGRGKAKRTKEYKKARSAYQGFLQRLNHFRVLDPACGSGNFLYLSLIALRNLEKHVYIEAQELGLEPELLMQTGPHNIFGIEINEYAAELARVTVWIGDIQWCRRNGWEVARNPILRSLEGIEHRDALLNADGSEAEWPQVDVIVGNPPFLGDKMMRGELGDTYVEAVRKCYKGRVPGGADLVTYWFEKARAQIEEGLTEAAGLVATNSIRQKRNRTVLERIRMSTSIFEAWSDEDWVNEGAAVRVSLVCFGRANRTRLDGNPVAVIHADLTGSTQTDEILDLTEAQPLIANKGRSFFGICLAGPFKVDTATALEWLKDSGNPNGRPNSDVVRPIYNGSDITRRWAGNWVVDFAAMELADAADYIAPFAYVEAKVKPIRVNNNRKARAEKWWQHGEKRPAMRTSLSGLTYFIATPETAKHRFFIKFPVAVAPEHSLIVIPRQDDVTFGILSSRIHCVWALAKGGRMGFGNDPRYNASLTFETFPFPLGFDLEAKNGQYGVAFIDIAEAAAELDVWRGKWLNPEGWLDWESTPEEQKAGFPPRPIPKAEYATAWKKRTLTNLYNEMPSGLKLRQEKIDRAVAAAYGWTDYNAEMSDEEILRRLLALNRDRAAE